The Granulicella sibirica genome has a segment encoding these proteins:
- a CDS encoding S8 family peptidase: protein MKHLFRFLSPTLGLFACLQVHAFAAPPAPHNPKLSKDLTESAPGSTVPVIIRYVQDPTTTQGSAITARGGLLSKTLHSIHAVSANVPATALEDLTNDPNVAYVSRDRRLSARQVSVTAAEYTTEPINAPLVWAKGYDGTGIGVAVIDSGINPVDDLTGKVGGLTVGYRILYSQSFVPGDSSVFDEYGHGTHVAGLIAGNGTDSTGKKYYRTFSGAAPNANLINLKVLDATGSGSDSSVIAAIERAIALKNMFNIRVINLSLGRPIWESYAQDPLCLAVEQAWKAGIVVVAAAGNNGRDLALNPEGYGTVEAPGNDPYVLTVGAMRTMATAAMTDDLIASYSSKGPTFIDHFTKPDIVAPGNLVTSLQFPNDPLAVNNPTFVTLNSFYMTNGDVKKASTTYFPLSGTSMATGVASGAVALLLQAQPSLHPDQVKALLMRDSNKSYFPQSSSVTDPASGTTYNAHYDPFTIGAGYLDVAATLTDALANAATVPAGTAMSPVATYDPSNGVTLVTDQTALWGATALWGASNVYGADAFDVPNGASTALWGATALWGADDPEAFTALWGATALWGAGTPEAATALWGASDVNGSTALWGASSAVAGSTALWGASAPLEQ, encoded by the coding sequence ATGAAGCACTTGTTTCGCTTCCTCAGCCCTACGCTGGGTCTTTTCGCCTGCCTGCAGGTCCACGCTTTTGCTGCTCCCCCGGCCCCGCATAACCCGAAACTCTCCAAGGATCTGACCGAATCCGCGCCAGGTTCGACGGTTCCCGTCATCATCCGCTATGTGCAGGATCCCACTACGACGCAAGGCAGTGCGATCACGGCCCGAGGCGGACTGCTCAGCAAGACGTTGCACTCCATCCATGCCGTCAGTGCCAATGTACCGGCCACCGCTCTTGAGGATCTAACGAACGACCCAAACGTCGCCTACGTGTCGCGTGATCGACGCCTGAGTGCGCGGCAGGTGTCGGTGACAGCCGCTGAGTATACGACCGAGCCGATCAATGCTCCGCTGGTGTGGGCGAAGGGGTATGACGGAACGGGCATCGGCGTCGCGGTGATCGACAGCGGGATCAACCCGGTGGACGATCTGACCGGGAAGGTCGGCGGGCTGACGGTGGGGTACCGCATCCTTTACAGCCAGAGCTTTGTGCCGGGTGATTCGAGCGTGTTCGATGAATATGGCCACGGGACGCATGTCGCCGGGCTGATCGCGGGGAACGGGACGGACTCGACGGGGAAGAAGTATTACCGCACGTTCTCCGGGGCGGCCCCGAATGCCAACCTGATCAACCTGAAGGTGCTGGATGCGACGGGCTCGGGAAGCGACTCGTCGGTGATTGCGGCGATCGAGCGGGCGATTGCGTTGAAGAACATGTTCAATATCCGGGTGATCAATCTCTCGCTGGGACGTCCGATCTGGGAGAGCTATGCGCAGGACCCACTTTGCCTGGCTGTCGAGCAGGCGTGGAAGGCGGGGATTGTGGTTGTCGCGGCCGCGGGGAACAACGGCCGCGATCTTGCGCTCAATCCAGAGGGCTATGGGACAGTCGAGGCCCCGGGCAACGATCCTTACGTGCTGACGGTTGGGGCGATGCGGACGATGGCGACGGCGGCGATGACCGACGACCTGATCGCGAGCTACAGCTCGAAGGGGCCGACGTTCATCGATCACTTCACGAAGCCGGATATCGTCGCGCCGGGGAATCTGGTGACGAGTCTTCAATTCCCGAACGATCCGCTTGCGGTGAATAACCCGACGTTCGTCACGCTGAACTCGTTTTACATGACGAATGGAGATGTGAAGAAGGCATCCACGACTTACTTTCCGTTGAGCGGCACGAGCATGGCGACGGGGGTTGCGAGTGGGGCGGTGGCGCTTCTGCTGCAGGCGCAGCCATCGCTGCATCCTGACCAGGTGAAGGCATTGCTGATGCGGGACTCGAACAAGAGCTACTTTCCGCAGAGCAGCAGCGTGACCGATCCGGCGTCGGGGACGACGTACAACGCGCACTACGATCCGTTCACGATTGGCGCGGGGTACCTGGATGTGGCGGCTACGCTGACGGATGCGTTGGCGAATGCGGCGACCGTGCCGGCGGGGACGGCGATGTCTCCTGTCGCGACGTATGACCCCTCGAACGGGGTGACGCTGGTGACGGACCAGACGGCGCTTTGGGGGGCTACAGCTCTTTGGGGTGCGAGCAATGTCTATGGAGCGGACGCGTTCGATGTGCCCAACGGGGCTTCGACGGCCCTGTGGGGGGCGACTGCACTTTGGGGCGCGGACGATCCGGAGGCCTTCACGGCTCTCTGGGGCGCGACGGCTCTATGGGGCGCCGGGACGCCTGAGGCGGCGACCGCGCTCTGGGGCGCTTCAGACGTCAACGGGTCGACGGCGCTGTGGGGGGCTTCGAGCGCGGTGGCTGGGTCGACTGCGCTTTGGGGGGCTTCTGCACCGCTGGAGCAGTAG
- a CDS encoding mechanosensitive ion channel family protein, with translation MMLLSLFIPQDEPVIRTIERDWHQDILVMLRDRLPKVVVALIFLFILQRVVHFFVKRMQHLADRNTSNLHRAAQLRTVASIVRATSYGILGVFAFLQILVLFNISYTGLLAPAATLGVGIGLGAQSLFKDIINGVFILIEDQYNVGEVVKIAALQGTVESLTLRATTLRDGDGTVYIVPNSQVATVANLSRDYSVATLSISVDASANPDNVMEVLNRLAEAIKSDAAFASVILSNPAVLGVNDIKGREVIYPINFRVRANQKDGVLRELRRRIILEFEKQGIPLGVSADMLVMQRKVDPTAPPAPPSIGV, from the coding sequence ATGATGCTCCTTTCCCTATTTATCCCGCAAGATGAACCCGTCATTCGCACCATTGAACGCGACTGGCACCAGGACATTCTCGTCATGCTCCGCGACCGCCTCCCCAAGGTGGTCGTCGCCCTCATCTTCCTCTTCATCCTTCAGCGCGTCGTGCATTTCTTCGTCAAGCGCATGCAGCATCTCGCCGACCGCAACACCAGCAACCTCCATCGCGCCGCCCAGCTCCGCACCGTGGCCTCCATCGTCCGAGCCACCTCCTACGGCATCCTTGGAGTCTTTGCCTTCCTGCAGATTCTCGTCCTCTTCAACATCTCCTATACCGGCCTTCTCGCTCCCGCAGCCACCCTCGGTGTCGGCATCGGCCTCGGTGCGCAAAGCCTCTTCAAGGACATCATCAACGGCGTATTCATCCTCATCGAAGACCAGTACAACGTCGGCGAAGTCGTTAAGATCGCCGCCCTCCAAGGCACCGTCGAAAGCCTCACCCTCCGTGCCACCACCCTCCGCGACGGCGACGGAACCGTCTACATCGTCCCCAACTCCCAGGTCGCCACCGTCGCCAACCTCTCCCGCGACTACTCCGTCGCCACTCTCAGCATCTCCGTCGACGCCTCCGCCAACCCCGACAACGTCATGGAGGTCCTCAACCGCCTCGCCGAAGCCATCAAATCCGACGCCGCCTTCGCCAGCGTCATCCTCTCCAATCCGGCCGTCCTCGGCGTCAACGACATCAAGGGCCGCGAGGTCATCTACCCCATCAACTTCCGCGTACGCGCCAACCAGAAAGACGGCGTCCTCCGCGAACTACGCCGTCGCATCATCCTCGAGTTCGAAAAGCAAGGCATCCCTCTCGGTGTCTCCGCCGACATGCTCGTCATGCAGCGCAAGGTCGACCCCACCGCCCCACCCGCACCCCCATCCATCGGTGTCTGA
- a CDS encoding ABC transporter permease, which produces MTALFRDLRIAVRHLLKAPGFTATAVLMLAFGIGATTAIFSIVEGVLLRPLPFAEPGRLMVLSDIIEGTHVSASNEVGVTAPDIVDYAGGTHSFAALGGYNETTFELSAGADPAVVHGAWLTPGVFPTLAVQPILGRVFTQQEDEQHQQVAVLSYSTWQSRFHASTNIIGQKILLDRKPYVVIGVMPRTFEFPLATGHLNRTEVWVPTSFTAQQLKNNIGNWSYHMVGRLKPGVTPAQATTDATATAAEIMRSYPAFLSSFHIHPVVRPLQEETIEEARPLIRTLFFAVAVVLLIACANLAGLLLVRAIRRRREMAVRLALGATAATLLRQAMLESLVLSIAGGLLGLTLASAALRAGIAFLPESLPRIGEIALDGHVVAFALTLAILTGILCGIAPAFSAANASVNEALKEGGRTGTSGGSHARLRSTLVVAEIAIAMVLLAASGLLLRSFERMRAR; this is translated from the coding sequence ATGACCGCTCTGTTTCGTGACCTGAGAATCGCCGTCCGTCACCTCCTCAAAGCTCCGGGCTTTACCGCGACCGCCGTCCTCATGCTCGCGTTCGGTATCGGCGCCACCACGGCCATCTTCTCGATCGTCGAAGGCGTTCTCCTCCGTCCGCTTCCCTTCGCCGAACCCGGCCGGCTCATGGTCCTCTCCGACATCATCGAAGGGACCCATGTCAGCGCATCCAATGAGGTCGGCGTCACCGCGCCCGACATTGTCGACTATGCCGGAGGTACCCATAGCTTTGCCGCGCTTGGCGGTTACAACGAAACCACCTTCGAGCTCTCCGCTGGAGCTGACCCAGCCGTCGTCCACGGAGCCTGGCTCACTCCCGGCGTCTTCCCCACCCTCGCCGTCCAGCCCATCCTGGGCCGCGTCTTTACCCAACAGGAGGACGAGCAGCACCAGCAGGTCGCCGTCCTCAGTTACTCCACCTGGCAGAGCCGCTTCCACGCCAGTACAAACATCATCGGCCAGAAGATCCTCCTCGACCGTAAGCCCTACGTCGTCATCGGCGTCATGCCTCGCACCTTCGAGTTTCCCCTCGCCACCGGCCACCTCAACCGCACCGAAGTCTGGGTTCCCACCAGCTTCACCGCCCAGCAGCTTAAGAACAACATCGGCAACTGGAGCTACCACATGGTCGGCCGGCTCAAACCCGGTGTCACCCCGGCGCAAGCCACTACCGACGCCACCGCGACCGCAGCCGAAATCATGCGGAGCTATCCCGCCTTCCTGTCCAGCTTCCACATCCACCCGGTCGTCCGTCCTCTTCAGGAGGAGACCATCGAAGAGGCCCGCCCGCTCATCCGCACGCTCTTCTTCGCCGTAGCCGTCGTCCTCCTCATCGCCTGCGCCAACCTCGCCGGTCTTCTCCTCGTCCGCGCCATCCGCCGCCGCCGCGAGATGGCCGTCCGCCTCGCCCTCGGAGCCACGGCCGCAACCCTCCTCCGCCAGGCCATGCTCGAAAGCCTTGTCCTCAGCATCGCCGGAGGTCTTCTCGGTCTCACCCTCGCCTCGGCGGCCCTGCGCGCCGGCATAGCTTTCCTCCCCGAATCCCTGCCCCGTATCGGTGAAATTGCCCTTGACGGCCATGTGGTCGCGTTCGCCCTCACGCTCGCCATCCTGACCGGCATCCTCTGTGGGATCGCCCCCGCCTTCTCCGCGGCAAACGCAAGCGTCAATGAAGCTCTGAAGGAAGGTGGTCGCACCGGAACCTCCGGGGGCAGCCATGCCCGCCTCCGCTCCACCCTCGTGGTCGCCGAGATCGCTATCGCCATGGTCCTCTTGGCCGCCTCCGGGCTCCTCCTCCGCAGCTTTGAGCGCATGCGCGCCAGGTAG